In Pseudomonas sp. MM213, a genomic segment contains:
- a CDS encoding diiron oxygenase: MNAADYQSFADAWESRATIRTRPRRVLENDEKLIYPLSRQPLVLSETFLRECPEQRDFALVQTLYKFINDVVIFETEIVDKTARSIAKNRFAVTFPFACRYDAMTVVVDEDYHALVAMDFMQQTVAMTGITPIGLPDEIELSRAIPAAVALAPEHLRSAVELICVAIAENTVTGDVAAFAKDDTVKQSIKGLMADHLLDEGRHSGFWARLVRIYWHTASEEDRQCIAQILPVFIGHYLTNDIQKSFDFRLIDSLQISEAARAALKREVSGLAFPINRHHPLVANIVRFFRSSSLLDSPCVQEALSDYLV, from the coding sequence ATGAACGCCGCCGACTACCAATCCTTCGCCGACGCCTGGGAAAGCCGCGCGACCATCCGCACCCGACCGCGCCGCGTGCTGGAGAACGACGAAAAGCTGATCTACCCGCTCAGTCGCCAACCGCTGGTATTGAGTGAAACCTTTCTGCGCGAATGCCCGGAGCAACGGGATTTCGCCCTGGTGCAGACGCTCTACAAATTCATCAACGACGTGGTGATTTTCGAAACCGAGATCGTCGACAAAACCGCGCGCAGCATCGCCAAGAACCGCTTTGCCGTGACCTTCCCGTTTGCCTGCCGGTACGACGCCATGACCGTGGTGGTGGACGAGGATTATCACGCGCTGGTCGCAATGGATTTCATGCAGCAAACCGTCGCCATGACGGGCATCACGCCCATCGGCCTGCCGGATGAAATCGAACTGAGCCGGGCGATTCCGGCCGCCGTGGCACTCGCACCGGAACACCTGCGCAGTGCCGTGGAATTGATCTGCGTGGCCATCGCCGAGAACACCGTCACCGGCGACGTGGCGGCGTTTGCCAAGGACGACACGGTCAAGCAATCGATCAAGGGATTGATGGCTGACCATCTGCTCGACGAGGGTCGTCACTCCGGCTTCTGGGCGCGGTTGGTGCGCATCTACTGGCACACCGCAAGCGAAGAAGACCGCCAATGCATCGCGCAGATTTTGCCGGTGTTCATCGGCCATTACCTGACCAACGACATTCAGAAGTCGTTCGACTTCCGCCTGATCGATTCCTTGCAGATCAGCGAAGCCGCGCGCGCCGCACTCAAGCGCGAGGTGTCGGGACTGGCCTTCCCGATCAACCGCCATCACCCGTTGGTCGCCAACATCGTGCGGTTTTTCCGCAGCAGTTCGCTGCTCGATTCGCCGTGCGTTCAAGAAGCCCTGAGCGACTACCTGGTTTAA
- a CDS encoding DUF3050 domain-containing protein has protein sequence MKSTKDRLNQKKAELSAHPIFSEIHSLSVLQRFMESHVFAVWDFMSLTKRLQQELTCVQLPWLPPSDPQAARLINEIVLGEESDDRPAHGHYSHFELYLDAMREVGASTAVIERFVALQQEGVSYDVALQSVDVDPAAAQFVRHTLHTALHAPGHSVAAAFLHGRESVIPQMFQRILDDWGIGIEQAPTFRYYLERHIEVDSEDHGPAAEKLLARLVNGDPQREEDVYASALAAVESRIALWDGLRLSMSEPLAEVNA, from the coding sequence ATGAAATCGACTAAAGACCGTCTTAATCAGAAGAAAGCAGAACTTAGCGCGCACCCGATTTTCTCTGAAATACATTCGCTTTCGGTACTTCAACGCTTCATGGAGTCCCATGTGTTTGCGGTATGGGATTTCATGTCGCTGACCAAGCGCCTGCAACAGGAGCTGACCTGCGTTCAGTTGCCCTGGCTGCCGCCGAGCGATCCGCAGGCGGCGCGCCTGATCAACGAGATCGTGCTTGGCGAAGAGTCCGATGATCGTCCGGCCCACGGCCATTACAGCCATTTCGAGTTGTACCTTGATGCGATGCGCGAAGTGGGGGCCAGCACGGCCGTCATCGAACGCTTCGTGGCGCTGCAGCAAGAAGGCGTGAGTTATGACGTGGCATTGCAGAGCGTGGACGTTGACCCGGCCGCTGCGCAGTTCGTGCGCCACACCTTGCACACCGCGCTGCATGCACCCGGCCACAGTGTTGCAGCGGCATTTTTGCACGGTCGCGAGAGCGTGATTCCGCAGATGTTCCAGCGGATTCTCGACGATTGGGGCATCGGCATCGAGCAGGCGCCGACCTTTCGTTACTACCTGGAACGGCACATCGAAGTCGATTCCGAGGACCACGGCCCAGCAGCGGAAAAACTCCTCGCGAGATTGGTCAATGGCGATCCGCAACGCGAAGAAGACGTCTACGCCAGCGCCCTCGCCGCCGTGGAAAGCCGCATTGCCCTGTGGGACGGCCTGCGCCTGAGCATGAGCGAGCCGTTGGCGGAGGTGAACGCATGA
- a CDS encoding GntR family transcriptional regulator, with protein sequence MTQKPNPLSSIKVNGPIPAHLARSVIEETLRAAILDGRIPCGTALRQQDLADLFGVSRMPVREALRQLEAHALLNVVAHKGAVVAPLVQGDAVETYALRILLESEALRLSIPLLTNEDFEQAARYIDELETEHDYTEIGRLNRLFHMSMYCKAPNRRLLRLVEDGLNEEERFLRFNLEAMGLGKLSQEDHRALLRAVEDRDIERSVKLLEHHLNRGVEVITRYLESPEAQSRKTSK encoded by the coding sequence GTGACACAGAAGCCCAACCCTCTCAGCAGTATCAAGGTCAACGGGCCGATTCCCGCGCATTTGGCCCGCTCGGTCATCGAAGAGACCCTGCGTGCCGCCATTCTCGATGGTCGCATTCCTTGCGGCACGGCCCTTCGCCAACAAGACCTGGCCGACCTGTTTGGTGTCAGCCGCATGCCGGTCCGTGAAGCCTTGCGCCAGCTCGAAGCCCATGCACTGCTTAACGTGGTCGCCCACAAAGGTGCGGTGGTCGCGCCACTGGTTCAGGGCGACGCCGTCGAGACTTACGCATTGCGCATCCTTCTGGAGTCCGAAGCCCTGCGCCTGTCGATCCCTTTGCTCACCAACGAAGACTTCGAGCAGGCGGCCCGCTACATCGACGAACTGGAAACGGAACACGATTACACCGAAATCGGCCGGCTGAACCGCCTGTTCCACATGTCGATGTATTGCAAGGCGCCTAACCGTCGGCTCTTGAGGCTGGTCGAAGACGGACTGAACGAAGAGGAACGCTTCCTGCGCTTCAACCTGGAAGCCATGGGCCTGGGCAAACTGTCCCAGGAAGATCACCGTGCGCTGCTGCGGGCGGTGGAAGACCGCGACATCGAGCGTTCGGTGAAGCTGCTCGAACATCACCTCAACCGAGGTGTCGAGGTCATCACCCGCTATCTCGAAAGCCCCGAAGCGCAAAGCAGAAAAACCTCGAAATAA
- the lapG gene encoding cysteine protease LapG, producing the protein MAARFAIPRTLRWLCCALLLAGVISGGLHADWDFSLISRRAQALYGPLGEGQQRIDAWQQLLATQKQLSELDQLNVVNQFFNKQMRYEEDIDLWHEVDYWETPIEALWKGAGDCEDFAIAKYFSLRRLGVSSDKLRITYVKALSLNRAHMVLTYYASPDAMPLVLDSLIDAIKPASQRTDLLPVYAFNAEGLWLPGAKGNKKVGDTKRLSRWQDVLKKMQAEGFPVETIN; encoded by the coding sequence TTGGCGGCACGTTTCGCGATCCCTCGGACCTTGCGCTGGTTGTGCTGCGCGTTGCTGCTGGCCGGTGTCATTTCGGGCGGCCTGCACGCCGACTGGGATTTTTCCCTGATCAGCCGTCGGGCGCAGGCGTTGTACGGGCCATTGGGCGAGGGTCAGCAGCGCATCGATGCCTGGCAGCAATTGTTGGCAACGCAGAAGCAACTCAGTGAGCTGGACCAGCTCAATGTGGTCAACCAATTCTTCAACAAACAGATGCGCTATGAAGAGGACATCGACCTGTGGCACGAGGTCGATTATTGGGAAACCCCGATCGAAGCCCTGTGGAAAGGCGCCGGTGATTGCGAAGACTTCGCCATCGCCAAGTATTTCAGCCTGCGCCGCCTCGGCGTTTCCAGTGACAAGTTGCGCATTACTTACGTAAAGGCCCTGAGCCTCAATCGCGCGCACATGGTGCTGACCTACTACGCCAGCCCCGACGCCATGCCGCTGGTGCTCGACAGCCTGATCGATGCGATCAAGCCCGCCAGCCAACGTACCGATCTGTTGCCCGTCTACGCTTTCAATGCCGAAGGCTTGTGGTTGCCGGGTGCCAAGGGCAACAAGAAAGTGGGCGATACCAAGCGGTTGTCCCGTTGGCAGGATGTGTTGAAGAAAATGCAGGCGGAAGGATTCCCGGTCGAAACGATTAACTAG
- the lapD gene encoding cyclic di-GMP receptor LapD, whose amino-acid sequence MSLFKQLLIAICLFLVVAFTGSFMVSLESSRTQYVNQLRSHAQDAATALALSLTPNIDDPAMVELLVSSIFDSGYYASIRVVDLSNDKTLVERNGIPAVTNVPDWFIKLIGLEPAGGDAIVSRGWEQAARVEVVSHPMFALAKLWQSALGSLGWLLLCGAVSAALGALLLRRQLKPLDYMVQQSHAIARREFLSLPDLPRTPELRRVVQAMNQMVEKLKALFQEQAERSEKLRAESYQDNLTGLANRRYFEMQLNARVSNPEQASSGYLLLLRVKDLAGLNQRLGGQHTDDLLIAVGEQLSRECAKYPETLNLVTRIRGGEFAVLAPGLLRAEALQLAQNLDSALVTLHATGATDVAAVAFIGLAPFVYGDAPQAVLGLADQALAQAEGQGDSRWVCLDRATSTPVGDDHHAWHSLLDLALSQQRFELYFQPVVASQDTTRVLHYKVLSRLIDEQGQAIPAGRFLPWLERFGWAARLDRLMLERVLEQMADHEASLALNLSSATLANPQALSQLFDILRAHSSLGSRLTLEIGEEQLPEQAELEELTRRLRELGFSLSLQHFGGRFSMIGNLARLGLAYLKIDGVYIRAIDQESDKRLFIEAIQRAAHSIDLPLIAERVETDGELAVIREMGIYGVQGQLIGEPKPWQ is encoded by the coding sequence ATGTCTTTGTTCAAACAGCTATTGATCGCTATTTGTCTGTTCCTGGTGGTCGCCTTCACCGGCAGCTTCATGGTCAGCCTCGAGAGCTCGCGCACCCAGTACGTCAACCAGTTGCGCTCCCACGCTCAGGACGCCGCGACGGCGTTGGCGCTGTCGTTGACGCCGAACATCGATGACCCGGCGATGGTCGAGCTGCTGGTCAGCTCGATCTTCGACAGCGGTTACTACGCGAGCATCCGCGTGGTCGATCTGTCGAACGACAAGACGCTGGTCGAACGCAACGGCATCCCGGCGGTCACCAATGTGCCGGACTGGTTCATCAAGCTGATCGGCCTGGAACCGGCGGGCGGCGATGCGATTGTCAGCCGTGGCTGGGAGCAGGCTGCGCGGGTCGAAGTGGTCAGCCATCCGATGTTCGCGCTGGCCAAGCTTTGGCAGAGCGCACTGGGCAGTCTCGGCTGGTTGCTGCTTTGCGGCGCGGTGAGTGCGGCGCTGGGGGCGTTGCTGTTGCGTCGGCAATTGAAACCGCTGGACTACATGGTCCAGCAATCCCACGCCATTGCCCGCCGCGAATTCCTCAGCCTGCCGGACCTGCCGCGCACACCTGAATTGCGCCGGGTGGTGCAGGCCATGAACCAGATGGTCGAGAAGCTCAAGGCGTTGTTCCAGGAGCAGGCCGAACGCAGTGAAAAACTGCGCGCCGAGTCCTATCAGGACAACCTGACCGGGTTGGCCAACCGGCGCTATTTCGAGATGCAATTGAACGCGCGGGTGAGCAATCCGGAGCAGGCGAGTTCGGGTTATTTGCTGCTGCTACGGGTCAAGGACCTCGCCGGGCTGAATCAGCGTCTGGGCGGTCAACACACCGATGATTTGTTGATCGCGGTCGGCGAGCAACTGTCCCGCGAGTGCGCCAAATACCCCGAAACACTGAACCTTGTCACGCGGATCCGTGGTGGTGAATTTGCCGTGCTGGCGCCGGGATTGCTGCGCGCAGAAGCGCTGCAACTGGCGCAAAACCTCGACAGCGCCTTGGTCACCCTGCATGCGACCGGCGCCACCGACGTGGCCGCCGTGGCTTTCATCGGGCTGGCGCCGTTTGTGTATGGCGATGCCCCGCAAGCGGTGCTCGGGCTGGCGGATCAGGCACTGGCGCAGGCCGAAGGCCAGGGCGATTCCCGATGGGTGTGCCTGGACCGCGCAACGTCGACCCCTGTCGGCGATGATCATCATGCCTGGCACAGCTTGCTCGATCTGGCGCTGAGTCAGCAGCGCTTCGAGCTGTATTTCCAGCCGGTGGTGGCCAGTCAGGACACGACGCGGGTGCTGCATTACAAAGTGCTTTCACGCCTGATCGACGAGCAGGGCCAGGCGATCCCCGCCGGCCGGTTCTTGCCGTGGCTTGAGCGTTTCGGCTGGGCCGCGCGCCTGGACCGCCTGATGCTGGAGCGGGTGCTCGAGCAGATGGCCGACCATGAAGCGTCGTTGGCGCTGAACCTGTCCTCGGCGACGCTGGCCAATCCGCAGGCGCTGAGTCAACTCTTCGATATTTTGCGTGCGCATTCCAGTTTGGGGTCGCGGCTGACGCTGGAAATCGGTGAGGAACAACTGCCAGAGCAGGCTGAGCTGGAAGAGCTGACACGGCGCCTACGTGAACTCGGCTTTTCGTTGAGCCTGCAACACTTTGGCGGGCGCTTCAGCATGATCGGCAACCTGGCACGGCTCGGGTTGGCGTATTTGAAGATCGACGGCGTTTACATCCGCGCGATTGATCAGGAGAGCGACAAGCGTTTGTTCATCGAGGCGATTCAGCGGGCGGCGCACAGCATCGACTTGCCGTTGATTGCCGAGCGGGTCGAGACGGATGGGGAGCTGGCGGTGATTCGCGAGATGGGGATTTACGGTGTGCAGGGGCAGTTGATTGGTGAGCCCAAGCCCTGGCAGTGA
- a CDS encoding tryptophan synthase subunit beta — protein MFYVQRNADGQLMRVETEAYAGSTEILPADHPDLQAWFASEVMATSHKQLQQIKQLKQLRQSDLDMIRVLDDLIQVLTDKGVIRVTDLPAAAQAKLMDRSQAREALGGLSNLVDEDDSGLI, from the coding sequence ATGTTCTACGTGCAACGCAATGCAGACGGCCAACTGATGCGCGTGGAAACCGAGGCCTATGCCGGGTCTACCGAAATACTCCCGGCCGACCATCCCGATCTTCAAGCCTGGTTTGCCAGCGAAGTCATGGCGACCAGCCACAAACAACTTCAGCAAATCAAACAACTCAAGCAATTGAGGCAAAGTGACCTGGACATGATCCGGGTACTCGACGACCTGATTCAGGTGCTGACCGATAAGGGCGTGATCCGCGTCACCGACCTGCCGGCCGCCGCACAGGCCAAACTGATGGACCGGTCACAGGCCCGGGAAGCGTTGGGTGGGTTGAGTAATCTGGTGGATGAGGATGATTCGGGGTTGATCTGA
- the bcsQ gene encoding cellulose biosynthesis protein BcsQ has translation MNRTDDISNLFNRFGASADSYLEFDSHFDYKEKPLALVPTTPASVVIEAPQAAIEVVEAAPVERAIHVEAELPPVKIPQVAAPLRHLLAEVALARQAEAQARNEEALRQVLPHGRPSKTKAYVIALISGKGGVGKSTLASALATLLRVEHGQTLAIDLDPQNALQHHLGAEPDVAGMANASLQGENWNSLLLAGPAGSLLLPYGAVTEDERRTLERYLENDRFWLARQLANMALGENDVVILDTPPGRTAYLDQALMVADQVLVVVTADAACFQTLDPMQRLLDERKARGQAPLCNYVINQFDASRAFCRDMQEVLKRRLGNDLLGVVALDHSIGEALAYGQNPLLEPGFSPACRDMRVLSDTLKAQLKSMDIAESYAS, from the coding sequence ATGAATCGTACAGACGATATATCGAACCTGTTCAACAGGTTCGGGGCAAGTGCGGACAGCTATCTCGAATTCGATAGCCATTTTGACTACAAAGAAAAGCCGTTGGCGCTGGTGCCGACTACGCCTGCGTCCGTGGTGATTGAAGCCCCTCAGGCCGCTATTGAGGTGGTTGAAGCCGCACCGGTCGAACGTGCGATACATGTTGAGGCTGAACTGCCGCCCGTCAAAATCCCCCAGGTTGCTGCGCCGCTTCGCCATTTACTGGCCGAGGTCGCGCTGGCGCGTCAGGCAGAAGCGCAGGCACGCAACGAAGAGGCGCTGCGCCAGGTGCTGCCTCATGGCCGTCCGAGCAAAACCAAGGCGTATGTCATCGCGTTGATATCGGGCAAGGGCGGTGTTGGCAAAAGCACCCTGGCTTCGGCGCTGGCTACCCTGTTGCGGGTTGAGCACGGTCAGACGCTGGCCATCGACCTCGATCCGCAAAACGCCTTGCAGCATCACCTGGGTGCCGAGCCGGATGTGGCGGGCATGGCCAACGCCAGCCTGCAGGGTGAAAACTGGAATTCACTGCTGTTGGCCGGGCCGGCAGGCTCATTGTTGCTGCCTTATGGTGCGGTCACTGAAGATGAACGCCGGACGCTGGAACGCTATCTGGAAAACGATCGATTCTGGCTGGCCCGTCAGTTGGCGAACATGGCGCTCGGCGAAAATGACGTGGTGATCCTCGACACACCACCGGGTCGCACGGCTTACCTGGACCAGGCCTTGATGGTGGCTGATCAGGTGCTGGTGGTGGTGACCGCCGACGCCGCGTGCTTCCAGACACTGGACCCGATGCAGCGCTTGCTCGACGAACGCAAGGCCCGGGGGCAGGCTCCGCTGTGCAATTACGTGATCAATCAGTTCGACGCCTCCCGAGCGTTTTGCCGGGATATGCAAGAGGTGCTCAAGCGCCGTCTCGGTAATGATCTGCTGGGGGTCGTGGCGCTGGATCACAGCATCGGTGAGGCGTTGGCGTACGGTCAAAACCCGTTGCTGGAACCGGGCTTTTCCCCGGCCTGCCGAGACATGCGAGTCCTGAGTGACACGCTCAAGGCGCAACTGAAATCGATGGATATCGCGGAGTCGTACGCTTCGTGA
- the bcsA gene encoding UDP-forming cellulose synthase catalytic subunit, translating into MITASAPDTEALTRSQRWAQALSERVDSLPKALRRALILGVTLMCALMAVFIITVPFDLYSQCLFAAGCFATALVLRKIPGRLTVMVLIGLSLTASLRYLYWRLTSTLGFEGWLDMLFGYGLVMAELYAMIVLVFGYIQTAWPLRRKPILMSGPPSEWPTVDVFIPSYNETLDIVKVTIFAAQAIDWPRDKLRVHVLDDGRREDFREFCGQIGVNYIVRDNNRHAKAGNLNEALKVTSGEFVAIFDADHVPTRSFLQVSIGWFLKDPKLAMLQTPHFFFSPDPFEKNLDTFRSVPNEGELFYGLVQDGNDLWNATFFCGSCAVIRREPLLEVGGVAVETVTEDAHTALKLNRAGYNTAYLAIPQAAGLATESLSRHISQRIRWARGMAQIFRTDNPLFGKGLSLGQRLCYVNAMLHFFYGLPRLAFLTAPLAFLIFDARIYHASALMITAYVLPHILHASLTNSSIQGRFRHSFWNEVYETVLAWYIMGPVLMALVNPKFGGFNVTDKGGIIDKKYFEWKLARPYIILLSLNVVGMIIGVVKLMEGADDAATTILINLAWTVYNIIITSASVAVASETRQMRSEPRVAAALPMRLTRADGSVIEGTTLDFSQKGLGFRLPDGVTVPQGERVQISLFRNQHLSVFPAVIVFSRGTVLGAQFDQLTLRQQSELVRLTFSRADTWASTWGSGQVDTPLVALRDVSAIGLRGIYELFKATVLEARAWLRNRRPPPPLLENVLDK; encoded by the coding sequence GTGATTACAGCCTCAGCTCCCGATACCGAAGCCCTGACGCGATCGCAGCGTTGGGCGCAGGCGCTGTCCGAACGCGTAGACAGTTTGCCCAAGGCATTGCGTCGAGCGTTGATCCTCGGCGTCACGCTGATGTGCGCGCTGATGGCTGTTTTTATCATCACAGTGCCGTTCGATCTGTATTCGCAGTGCCTCTTTGCGGCGGGTTGCTTCGCCACCGCGTTGGTACTGCGCAAGATTCCGGGGCGCCTGACGGTGATGGTGCTGATCGGTTTGTCACTGACGGCATCCCTGCGCTACCTGTACTGGCGGCTGACGTCCACCCTCGGTTTCGAAGGCTGGCTGGACATGCTGTTTGGCTACGGCCTGGTCATGGCCGAGCTGTACGCGATGATCGTGCTGGTGTTCGGTTACATCCAGACCGCCTGGCCGCTGCGCCGCAAACCGATATTGATGAGCGGCCCGCCCAGTGAATGGCCGACGGTCGATGTGTTCATCCCGTCGTACAACGAAACACTGGATATCGTCAAAGTCACGATCTTCGCCGCTCAGGCCATCGACTGGCCTCGCGACAAATTGCGCGTGCATGTTCTCGATGACGGGCGCCGCGAGGACTTTCGCGAGTTCTGCGGGCAGATCGGCGTCAACTACATCGTTCGCGACAACAACCGCCACGCCAAGGCAGGCAACCTCAATGAAGCGTTGAAGGTCACCAGTGGCGAGTTCGTGGCGATTTTCGACGCCGACCACGTGCCCACGCGCTCTTTCCTGCAGGTGAGTATCGGCTGGTTCCTCAAGGACCCGAAGCTGGCGATGCTGCAAACGCCGCACTTCTTTTTCTCCCCTGACCCGTTCGAAAAAAACCTCGACACCTTCCGTTCCGTGCCGAACGAAGGTGAGCTTTTCTACGGCCTCGTGCAGGACGGCAACGACCTGTGGAACGCGACGTTCTTCTGCGGTTCCTGTGCCGTCATCCGCCGTGAACCGTTGCTGGAAGTTGGTGGCGTGGCCGTCGAGACCGTGACCGAAGACGCCCACACGGCGCTCAAACTCAACCGTGCCGGCTACAACACCGCGTACCTGGCCATTCCTCAGGCGGCGGGCCTGGCGACGGAAAGCCTGTCGCGCCACATCAGCCAGCGGATTCGCTGGGCACGGGGCATGGCGCAGATTTTTCGCACCGATAACCCGCTGTTCGGCAAAGGCCTCAGCCTGGGCCAGCGTCTGTGCTACGTGAACGCGATGCTGCACTTTTTCTATGGTTTGCCGCGTCTGGCGTTCCTTACCGCGCCGCTGGCCTTTCTGATTTTCGACGCGCGGATCTACCACGCTTCGGCCTTGATGATTACCGCTTATGTGCTGCCGCACATCCTTCACGCCAGCCTGACCAACTCCAGTATTCAGGGGCGGTTCCGCCATTCGTTCTGGAACGAGGTCTACGAGACGGTACTGGCCTGGTACATCATGGGCCCGGTGCTGATGGCGCTGGTCAATCCCAAGTTCGGCGGCTTCAACGTGACCGACAAGGGCGGGATCATCGACAAGAAGTACTTCGAATGGAAGCTGGCGCGCCCCTACATCATCCTGCTGAGTTTGAACGTCGTCGGCATGATCATCGGTGTGGTGAAGCTGATGGAGGGCGCGGACGATGCGGCGACCACGATCCTGATCAACCTGGCCTGGACCGTTTACAACATCATCATCACCAGCGCCTCGGTGGCGGTGGCCAGTGAAACCCGGCAGATGCGTTCCGAGCCGCGGGTTGCGGCGGCGTTGCCGATGCGCCTGACCCGTGCCGACGGCAGTGTCATCGAAGGCACCACTCTCGATTTCTCGCAAAAAGGCCTGGGCTTCCGTTTGCCTGACGGGGTGACGGTTCCCCAGGGCGAGCGGGTGCAGATCTCGCTGTTTCGCAATCAACACCTGAGCGTGTTCCCGGCGGTGATTGTGTTCAGTCGCGGCACCGTTTTGGGCGCGCAGTTCGATCAGTTGACGCTGCGCCAGCAAAGCGAACTGGTGCGCCTGACCTTCTCGCGCGCCGACACCTGGGCGTCGACCTGGGGCAGCGGTCAGGTCGACACGCCGTTGGTGGCGTTGCGTGACGTCAGTGCCATTGGCCTGCGCGGTATCTACGAACTCTTCAAGGCCACGGTCCTGGAAGCGCGGGCATGGCTGCGCAACCGTCGTCCACCCCCACCCCTCTTAGAAAACGTTCTGGACAAGTGA